A genomic window from Zingiber officinale cultivar Zhangliang unplaced genomic scaffold, Zo_v1.1 ctg27, whole genome shotgun sequence includes:
- the LOC122037349 gene encoding squamosa promoter-binding-like protein 11 isoform X1 produces MPGSDWSNNVGFASVSRFLLVNSAFNLSVSTMDWNDNASLLWDWDNHALAGGHCKPSSSAATASSGSESGNGSSSKSTVSASFDSSSRTGKEQEFDPSPKAEDKNNFLQESSYFPVTPSETGLEESQIGLKLGKRTYFEDVSADSNANNRLPPLDSAPATTALKKSRVSYLSSERACCCQVEGCDFDLSGAKDYHRKHRVCETHSKCPKVVIAGQERRFCQQCSRFHELSEFDQKKRSCRRRLSDHNARRRKPRPNLISFRSINFSSSFCDDKQQMKFLWNKAPFGQMRSMTSTINEGLQSFKLTQTKGPWTKSGKEGSIDGQQYLPNTELSNGCFSLYQDVDKLLPLKGTVAEVLNQGSEASAGASNLDGAPDLQRALSLLSTNTWGSHDPGQNSSIVDIMDANYTATLQPIMPAANTSNHWIYGHSAAQQAQQLPFAMQRNGDYKPHEFPQQSTLYRDTIFDPSQIH; encoded by the exons ATGCCGGGTTCTGATTGGAGCAATAACGTTG GTTTTGCTTCTGTATCTCGCTTTCTGTTGGTCAATAGCGCATTTAATCTCTCTGTGAGCACGATGGACTGGAATGATAACGCTTCGTTGCTTTGGGATTGGGACAATCACGCGCTGGCCGGCGGCCACTGCAAACCGTCCTCCTCCGCCGCCACCGCTTCGTCTGGCTCTGAATCTGGGAATGGTTCGTCCTCCAAGAGCACCGTCTCCGCTTCTTTCGATTCATCGTCCAGAACTGGAAAGGAGCAGGAGTTTGATCCAAGCCCTAAGGCGGAAGACAAGAACAACTTTCTACAGGAGTCTAGCTATTTTCCAGTCACGCCGTCAGAGACTGGATTGGAGGAGTCTCAGATAGGGTTAAAGCTCGGCAAGAGGACCTACTTTGAAGATGTTTCAGCTGATAGCAACGCCAATAACCGTTTACCGCCACTGGATTCTGCTCCGGCAACAACTGCTCTCAAGAAGTCGCGTGTGTCTTATCTGAGTTCAGAGAGGGCCTGCTGCTGCCAAGTTGAAGGCTGTGATTTTGATCTTAGTGGGGCTAAGGATTATCACCGGAAACACAGGGTATGTGAAACCCACTCCAAATGTCCCAAGGTTGTCATTGCTGGTCAGGAGCGCAGGTTTTGTCAGCAATGTAGCAG GTTCCATGAACTGTCGGAGTTTGATCAGAAAAAGAGAAGCTGTCGCAGACGCTTGTCTGATCATAATGCACGACGGCGCAAGCCACGACCGAATTTAATCTCATTCAGATCAATAAATTTCTCCTCATCATTTTGTG ATGACAAACAACAGATGAAGTTCCTTTGGAATAAAGCTCCTTTTGGACAGATGAGATCCATGACAAGCACCATTAATGAAGGTTTGCAAAGTTTCAAGCTCACACAAACAAAAGGACCATGGACAAAATCAGGAAAAGAAGGCAGCATCGATGGGCAGCAGTACTTGCCAAACACTGAACTATCAAATGGATGTTTCTCACTTTATCAGGATGTAGACAAGCTCTTGCCACTCAAGGGTACTGTGGCCGAAGTTCTCAATCAAG GTTCAGAAGCATCTGCAGGAGCTTCGAACTTGGATGGAGCACCGGATCTTCAGCGTGCTCTCTCTCTTCTGTCAACCAATACTTGGGGTTCTCATGATCCTGGACAAAATTCTTCCATTGTTGACATTATGGATGCTAACTACACTGCTACATTACAGCCCATAATGCCTGCAGCGAACACCTCAAATCACTGGATCTATGGGCATTCTGCTGCTCAACAAGCTCAACAGCTTCCATTTGCCATGCAAAGAAATGGCGACTACAAGCCCCATGAGTTCCCCCAACAGAGCACACTCTACAGGGATACTATCTTTGATCCCAGTCAGATTCATTGA
- the LOC122037349 gene encoding squamosa promoter-binding-like protein 12 isoform X2, translating to MDWNDNASLLWDWDNHALAGGHCKPSSSAATASSGSESGNGSSSKSTVSASFDSSSRTGKEQEFDPSPKAEDKNNFLQESSYFPVTPSETGLEESQIGLKLGKRTYFEDVSADSNANNRLPPLDSAPATTALKKSRVSYLSSERACCCQVEGCDFDLSGAKDYHRKHRVCETHSKCPKVVIAGQERRFCQQCSRFHELSEFDQKKRSCRRRLSDHNARRRKPRPNLISFRSINFSSSFCDDKQQMKFLWNKAPFGQMRSMTSTINEGLQSFKLTQTKGPWTKSGKEGSIDGQQYLPNTELSNGCFSLYQDVDKLLPLKGTVAEVLNQGSEASAGASNLDGAPDLQRALSLLSTNTWGSHDPGQNSSIVDIMDANYTATLQPIMPAANTSNHWIYGHSAAQQAQQLPFAMQRNGDYKPHEFPQQSTLYRDTIFDPSQIH from the exons ATGGACTGGAATGATAACGCTTCGTTGCTTTGGGATTGGGACAATCACGCGCTGGCCGGCGGCCACTGCAAACCGTCCTCCTCCGCCGCCACCGCTTCGTCTGGCTCTGAATCTGGGAATGGTTCGTCCTCCAAGAGCACCGTCTCCGCTTCTTTCGATTCATCGTCCAGAACTGGAAAGGAGCAGGAGTTTGATCCAAGCCCTAAGGCGGAAGACAAGAACAACTTTCTACAGGAGTCTAGCTATTTTCCAGTCACGCCGTCAGAGACTGGATTGGAGGAGTCTCAGATAGGGTTAAAGCTCGGCAAGAGGACCTACTTTGAAGATGTTTCAGCTGATAGCAACGCCAATAACCGTTTACCGCCACTGGATTCTGCTCCGGCAACAACTGCTCTCAAGAAGTCGCGTGTGTCTTATCTGAGTTCAGAGAGGGCCTGCTGCTGCCAAGTTGAAGGCTGTGATTTTGATCTTAGTGGGGCTAAGGATTATCACCGGAAACACAGGGTATGTGAAACCCACTCCAAATGTCCCAAGGTTGTCATTGCTGGTCAGGAGCGCAGGTTTTGTCAGCAATGTAGCAG GTTCCATGAACTGTCGGAGTTTGATCAGAAAAAGAGAAGCTGTCGCAGACGCTTGTCTGATCATAATGCACGACGGCGCAAGCCACGACCGAATTTAATCTCATTCAGATCAATAAATTTCTCCTCATCATTTTGTG ATGACAAACAACAGATGAAGTTCCTTTGGAATAAAGCTCCTTTTGGACAGATGAGATCCATGACAAGCACCATTAATGAAGGTTTGCAAAGTTTCAAGCTCACACAAACAAAAGGACCATGGACAAAATCAGGAAAAGAAGGCAGCATCGATGGGCAGCAGTACTTGCCAAACACTGAACTATCAAATGGATGTTTCTCACTTTATCAGGATGTAGACAAGCTCTTGCCACTCAAGGGTACTGTGGCCGAAGTTCTCAATCAAG GTTCAGAAGCATCTGCAGGAGCTTCGAACTTGGATGGAGCACCGGATCTTCAGCGTGCTCTCTCTCTTCTGTCAACCAATACTTGGGGTTCTCATGATCCTGGACAAAATTCTTCCATTGTTGACATTATGGATGCTAACTACACTGCTACATTACAGCCCATAATGCCTGCAGCGAACACCTCAAATCACTGGATCTATGGGCATTCTGCTGCTCAACAAGCTCAACAGCTTCCATTTGCCATGCAAAGAAATGGCGACTACAAGCCCCATGAGTTCCCCCAACAGAGCACACTCTACAGGGATACTATCTTTGATCCCAGTCAGATTCATTGA
- the LOC122037346 gene encoding uncharacterized protein LOC122037346, with the protein MAAIAAKLKAPWSRLLSLRLLPCSRPIYRPYSPSIPPPFTANAVPSTLLSVRRFSVNAINADRVVQELLAEVEREKQREREERQKAGLPLDEEEEDYMGVGPLIEKMEKNKQKELDAIDQFWEPTDSESEDDERFSPEETQKRLDEFENKCKRHSELLKNFAEAETLDDAHKWMTKINKFEQRHLKLPLEYRVIGDLMNRLKETTGKERFILLQKLNRAIRMMEVKEAYDPNNPANFGVIQREQVGSPDEVVDNVGFEKEKTMIQGADLEEDDEDFSESKEKDDIFTEKLNAIEKKLEEKLEELDHTFGKKGRVLEEEIKDLVEERNYLTERKRKPLYRKGFDVKVINVNQTCKVTKAGRLMKYTALLATGNYHGVIGFAKAKGPTATIAIQKAYEKCFQNLHYVERYEDHTIAHAIQAKYKKTKLYLWPAPMKSGMSAAVKSVETVLCLAGFCNVKTKIIGSRNPLNVIKVLFIALNAIETPKDIQEKFGRTVVETYLL; encoded by the exons ATGGCGGCAATCGCCGCCAAGCTCAAGGCGCCGTGGTCTCGCCTCCTCTCCCTCCGCTTACTTCCTTGTTCCCGCCCTATCTACCGCCCGTATTCCCCTTCTATTCCTCCTCCCTTCACTGCTAACGCTGTACCCTCCACTCTGCTTTCCGTCCGCCGCTTCTCCGTGAACGCCATTAATGCCGACCGCGTCGTGCAAGAACTTCTGGCTGAGGTAGAGCGGGAGAAGCAGCGTGAACGGGAGGAGAGACAGAAAGCCGGCCTCCCACTCGACGAAGAAGAGGAGGACTATATGGGGGTGGGCCCGCTCATcgagaagatggaaaagaacaagcAGAAGGAGCTCGATGCCATAGATCAGTTCTGGGAGCCCACTGACTCGGAGAGCGAAGATGATGAGAGGTTCTCGCCTGAAGAGACCCAAAAGCGGTTGGATGAGTTTGAGAATAAGTGTAAACGGCATTCTGAATTGCTCAAGAACTTTGCCGAAGCAG AAACACTTGATGATGCACACAAATGGATGACTAAAATTAACAAATTCGAGCAGCGCCATTTGAAACTACCCCTTGAGTATAGAGTCATTGGCGATTTGATGAATCGTCTAAAGGAAACAACTGGAAAAGAAAGATTCATTCTCCTCCAAAAGTTAAATCGAGCTATTAGGATGATGGAAGTTAAGGAGGCATATGATCCAAATAATCCTGCAAACTTTGGAGTTATTCAACGTGAGCAAGTTGGTTCTCCTGATGAGGTAGTAGACAATGTTGGTTTCGAGAAGGAGAAAACAATGATACAAGGGGCAGACCTtgaggaagatgatgaagattTCAGTGAATCAAAGGAGAAAGATGATATATTTACCGAGAAGCTCAATGCCATTGAAAAGAAACTCGAAGAGAAGCTTGAAGAGCTTGATCATACTTTTGGGAAGAAGGGCCGAGTATTGGAAGAGGAAATCAAAGATCTGGTCGAGGAGAGAAATTATTTGACTGAGAGAAAGAGGAAACCTCTTTACAGGAAA GGATTTGATGTAAAGGTAATCAATGTTAATCAGACATGCAAAGTTACTAAG GCAGGGCGACTGATGAAGTACACAGCACTGCTGGCCACTGGGAATTACCATGGAGTTATTGGATTTGCAAAAGCAAAAGGTCCAACAGCTACTATTGCTATCCAAAAG GCATATGAGAAATGCTTCCAAAATCTTCATTATGTCGAGCGCTATGAAGATCACACCATTGCTCATGCTATCCAAGCAAAATACAAAAAAACAAAG TTATACCTCTGGCCTGCTCCAATGAAAAGCGGAATGTCAGCCGCAGTCAAAAGTGTCGAAACTGTCCTCTGTTTGGCTGGGTTTTGCAATGTCAAGACAAAG ATTATTGGCTCGAGGAACCCCCTCAACGTAATCAAGGTTCTTTTCATAGCACTGAATGCT ATTGAAACTCCCAAGGATATCCAGGAGAAGTTCGGAAGAACTGTCGTAGAGACGTATCTGCTGTAG